A region of Myxococcales bacterium DNA encodes the following proteins:
- a CDS encoding SCO family protein: MKHVMRALGGLQVFFSSWRFPTLVLSVLVTFKALVLAVLFVPTSKSGFGAFAEQFKIWCFGYDPNTGHSEGAYVFLAIAEPLVLGVIIAALWWRPLREVARSRPRATLPYFASALAFVSVAAFSLLQMDRDARAEDLPFPAKSLRTGLHAPAFSLKNQDGATVSVSDYPGKVVMLTGVYASCGFTCPMIFAQAKRAVGALTPAERADLTVIAVTLDPEHDDQAALAAMAKAQGVAAPGWNLLWGPPPEVNSALDALTIGRSKNPETGAIDHANIFVLIDRQGRVAYRLTLGAVQEKWLVEALRTLLVEAPRGS, from the coding sequence ATGAAACACGTAATGCGCGCGCTCGGCGGACTCCAGGTCTTCTTCTCGTCGTGGCGATTCCCCACGCTCGTACTGTCGGTGCTCGTGACCTTCAAGGCGCTGGTGCTGGCGGTCCTTTTCGTTCCCACCTCCAAGTCCGGGTTTGGGGCGTTCGCCGAGCAGTTCAAGATCTGGTGCTTCGGCTACGACCCCAACACCGGACACTCGGAGGGCGCGTACGTGTTCCTCGCGATCGCGGAGCCGCTGGTGCTCGGCGTCATCATCGCCGCGCTCTGGTGGCGGCCGCTGCGCGAGGTCGCCCGATCCCGCCCGCGGGCGACGCTGCCATACTTCGCGAGCGCCCTCGCCTTCGTGAGCGTCGCGGCGTTCTCGCTCCTGCAGATGGACCGCGACGCGCGCGCGGAGGATCTGCCGTTCCCCGCGAAGTCGCTACGCACCGGGCTCCACGCGCCTGCGTTCTCCCTGAAGAACCAGGACGGGGCCACGGTGTCCGTGAGTGACTACCCGGGCAAGGTCGTGATGCTCACCGGGGTGTACGCCTCGTGCGGCTTCACCTGCCCCATGATTTTCGCCCAGGCGAAGCGCGCCGTCGGGGCGCTGACGCCGGCGGAGCGCGCCGATCTCACCGTGATCGCCGTGACGCTCGACCCTGAGCACGACGACCAGGCCGCGCTCGCGGCGATGGCGAAGGCCCAAGGGGTGGCGGCGCCGGGCTGGAACCTGCTGTGGGGCCCGCCTCCCGAGGTAAACTCGGCGCTCGACGCGCTGACCATCGGGCGCTCGAAGAACCCCGAGACGGGCGCCATCGACCACGCGAACATCTTCGTGCTCATCGATCGACAGGGCCGGGTCGCGTACCGGCTCACCCTCGGCGCGGTGCAGGAGAAGTGGCTCGTGGAGGCTCTCCGCACGTTGCTCGTCGAGGCCCCGCGGGGGAGCTGA
- a CDS encoding cbb3-type cytochrome c oxidase subunit I, whose product MANTATLGAAPEAEDSPVAPEKPKGNHRAGELRSCDTTGLPICLVAQQFIRLNAVMAVVFLLVGGVSALLLAMTRWPAVHLLSAAWYYRILTLHGLNMLIFWILFMEVAILYFASTTLLNSRLAWKSMAYVSFGMMLVGAVMVDYFVLAGKADVLMTSYAPLQGHPGFYLGIILVAVGTLIAVGNFFATLYIAKRDKTYVGSMPLVTFGALAAAIIAVVTLAHGAAVMIPTFLWSLGLVGPPDPAWYRLIWWGLGHMSQQVNVCAMVSVWYFLATLTVGAKPINQAVCRGAFILYILFINLASAHHLLVDPGVGAGWKIWNTSYAMYLAVLASMIHGFTVPASVEVAMRKKGHKSGLFSWLAAAPWKNPGFSAFFLSLVIFGFGGGITGVTLGTEQINIIAHNTLRIPGHFHMTVVGGTSLAFMGLAYYVVPLLFQREYYARGLVRAQPYVFAVGISIMAIGMSLAGSYGVPRRHWDVEFAGAQFSAGFDPSAHVMLGIMGIGGTIAFLGLLMFILLTVAAVFFGKSNAGKAMTAW is encoded by the coding sequence ATGGCCAACACAGCAACCCTGGGAGCCGCCCCCGAGGCGGAGGACTCCCCCGTCGCACCGGAGAAGCCAAAAGGCAATCACCGCGCCGGTGAGCTGCGCTCCTGCGACACCACCGGACTGCCTATTTGCCTCGTGGCTCAGCAGTTCATCCGACTGAACGCCGTCATGGCGGTCGTGTTCCTGCTGGTCGGAGGCGTCTCGGCGCTCCTGCTCGCGATGACGCGGTGGCCGGCAGTGCACCTGCTCTCAGCCGCCTGGTACTACCGGATCCTGACGTTGCATGGGCTCAACATGCTCATCTTCTGGATCCTCTTCATGGAGGTGGCGATCCTCTACTTCGCGTCGACGACGCTCCTCAACTCGAGGTTAGCGTGGAAGAGTATGGCCTACGTCTCCTTCGGGATGATGCTGGTCGGCGCGGTGATGGTCGACTACTTCGTGCTCGCCGGGAAGGCGGACGTGCTCATGACGAGCTACGCGCCGCTCCAGGGACACCCAGGCTTCTACCTGGGGATCATCCTCGTGGCGGTGGGCACACTCATCGCCGTAGGGAACTTCTTCGCGACCCTCTACATCGCGAAGCGCGACAAGACCTACGTAGGGTCGATGCCGCTCGTCACCTTCGGCGCCCTCGCGGCGGCCATCATCGCGGTCGTCACGCTGGCGCACGGCGCCGCGGTCATGATCCCGACGTTCCTCTGGTCGCTCGGTCTCGTCGGCCCGCCCGACCCCGCGTGGTACCGCCTCATCTGGTGGGGCCTCGGACACATGTCGCAGCAGGTCAACGTCTGCGCGATGGTGTCGGTCTGGTACTTCCTCGCCACGCTCACCGTCGGCGCCAAGCCCATCAACCAGGCGGTCTGCCGCGGCGCGTTCATCCTGTACATCCTGTTCATCAACCTCGCGTCGGCCCACCACCTCCTCGTGGACCCGGGCGTGGGTGCGGGCTGGAAGATCTGGAACACCTCCTACGCGATGTACCTCGCGGTGCTCGCGTCGATGATCCACGGCTTCACGGTCCCGGCCTCGGTCGAGGTCGCGATGCGCAAGAAGGGGCACAAGTCGGGCCTCTTCAGCTGGCTCGCCGCGGCGCCCTGGAAGAACCCCGGGTTCTCGGCGTTCTTCCTCTCGCTGGTCATCTTCGGCTTCGGCGGCGGCATCACGGGCGTGACGCTGGGCACCGAGCAGATCAACATCATCGCCCACAACACCCTGCGCATTCCGGGCCACTTCCACATGACCGTGGTCGGCGGCACGTCGCTCGCGTTCATGGGCCTCGCCTACTACGTGGTCCCGCTGCTCTTCCAGCGCGAGTACTACGCGCGTGGGCTCGTGCGGGCCCAGCCGTACGTCTTCGCGGTGGGCATCTCGATCATGGCGATCGGCATGTCGCTCGCCGGCTCGTACGGTGTCCCTCGACGCCACTGGGACGTCGAGTTCGCGGGAGCGCAGTTCTCCGCGGGCTTCGACCCCTCGGCCCACGTCATGCTCGGAATCATGGGCATTGGTGGCACGATCGCGTTCCTGGGTCTGCTCATGTTCATCCTGCTGACAGTCGCTGCCGTGTTCTTCGGCAAGAGCAACGCAGGCAAGGCGATGACCGCCTGGTGA
- a CDS encoding cytochrome C oxidase subunit II — MSISTPAQGWFKAPSGGERAWIGLALLWCVVLTLAMPYWHYKGKQNSTGESYRVEPAAFQSRVDRFVKTNKVGEEKGVAIVEPSPGGDAYLLAQMWRFSPILKLRKGQSYRLHMSSLDLQHGFSVQPVNLNFQILPGYDHVITITPTMSGDFNVICNEFCGIGHHTMTGKIIVED; from the coding sequence ATGAGCATAAGCACACCAGCGCAAGGTTGGTTCAAGGCGCCCTCGGGCGGTGAGCGTGCGTGGATCGGACTCGCGCTCCTGTGGTGCGTCGTCCTCACGCTCGCGATGCCTTATTGGCACTACAAGGGGAAGCAGAACAGTACCGGCGAGTCGTACCGCGTGGAGCCCGCGGCCTTCCAGTCTCGAGTCGACCGCTTCGTGAAGACGAACAAGGTCGGCGAAGAGAAGGGCGTCGCGATCGTGGAGCCATCGCCCGGTGGAGACGCCTATCTGCTCGCCCAGATGTGGCGCTTCAGCCCCATCCTCAAGCTCCGCAAGGGGCAGAGCTACCGACTCCACATGTCGTCGCTCGATCTCCAGCACGGCTTCTCGGTGCAGCCGGTGAACCTGAACTTCCAGATTCTGCCCGGCTACGACCACGTCATCACCATCACGCCGACCATGTCGGGCGATTTCAACGTCATTTGCAACGAGTTCTGTGGCATCGGCCACCACACGATGACCGGCAAGATCATCGTCGAGGACTAG
- a CDS encoding Rrf2 family transcriptional regulator codes for MDPRGRSRPEDSALAVAAAGGEERSPSPGGARSALLTQTAVYALRAMSCVAALPLGESATATELSRRSNVPLPYLSKVLRRLARRGLLVAQRGHGGGYALARPPATIAFLEVLEALGEMPDSGRCAFGWGACDACKPCPLHASWSQLDRSFRTWAATSTLADVVA; via the coding sequence ATGGACCCCCGAGGGCGATCGCGGCCAGAGGACAGCGCACTGGCGGTCGCGGCCGCGGGCGGCGAGGAGCGTTCGCCTTCGCCTGGCGGTGCGCGCTCGGCGCTCCTCACGCAGACGGCGGTCTACGCCCTCCGCGCGATGTCATGCGTCGCGGCGCTCCCGCTCGGCGAGTCGGCGACGGCCACGGAGCTCTCGCGGCGCTCGAACGTGCCGCTCCCCTACCTGTCGAAGGTGCTGCGTCGCCTCGCGCGGCGCGGGCTGCTCGTCGCGCAGCGGGGGCACGGCGGAGGCTACGCGCTCGCGCGGCCGCCGGCGACCATCGCCTTCCTCGAGGTCCTCGAGGCGCTGGGAGAGATGCCCGACTCGGGGCGCTGCGCCTTCGGCTGGGGCGCGTGCGACGCGTGCAAGCCTTGCCCGCTCCACGCCTCCTGGAGTCAGCTCGATCGCTCATTTCGCACGTGGGCCGCGACGAGCACCCTCGCGGACGTCGTCGCCTAG
- a CDS encoding SRPBCC family protein, giving the protein MRGVLERTQRIERPREEVFAFFEDASNLERLTPPFLRFAILTKPPVHMAEGTLIDYRIALFGVPLRWQTRIEQYTPPERFVDAQLRGPYRAWRHTHELTCDGPDATWMRDRVDYELPMGPLGTLAHALFVRRTLARIFDFRRDAIAAIFPPPAL; this is encoded by the coding sequence GTGAGGGGCGTCCTCGAGCGCACCCAGCGCATCGAGCGACCGCGCGAGGAGGTCTTCGCCTTCTTCGAGGACGCGAGCAACCTCGAGCGCCTCACGCCTCCTTTCCTGCGCTTCGCCATCCTCACGAAGCCCCCGGTCCACATGGCCGAGGGGACGCTCATCGACTACCGAATCGCGCTCTTCGGAGTGCCTCTGCGCTGGCAGACGCGGATCGAGCAGTACACGCCGCCCGAGCGCTTCGTCGACGCGCAGCTCCGCGGCCCCTACCGCGCGTGGCGACACACGCATGAGCTCACGTGCGACGGGCCCGACGCCACCTGGATGCGCGACCGCGTCGACTACGAGCTGCCCATGGGTCCGCTCGGCACCCTCGCCCACGCCTTGTTCGTGCGCCGCACCCTCGCGCGCATCTTCGATTTTCGACGCGACGCGATCGCCGCCATCTTTCCGCCGCCGGCGCTCTAG
- a CDS encoding TIGR01777 family protein, with protein MRALVTGATGTIGQRLAASLGPDTTVLRRDPRATGQGAAWDGLHAPPSAAFEGLDAVFHLAGEPVAEGRWTADKKRKILESRTLGTRAIVEAIGHTRHRPRVLVCASAVGFYGDRGDEPLSEQSAPGEGFLSDVCVAWEHEAREAERRFGVRTVTLRIGIVLSPTGGALARLRPIFRAGVGGRLGDGLGWMPWIHLDDVVGLLLHAATTSTLRGPVNAVAPGVVQNVEFTRSLGRALRRPTPMPVPAIALRLAFGELAAVLLSSQRVAPERALASGFRFAHPRLDEALADVLHQVADRVTEPMLAGGAP; from the coding sequence ATGCGCGCGCTCGTTACGGGCGCGACGGGCACCATCGGCCAGCGCCTCGCCGCCTCCCTCGGGCCCGACACGACGGTGCTCCGCCGCGACCCGAGGGCGACGGGGCAGGGCGCGGCGTGGGACGGTCTCCACGCGCCGCCCTCGGCCGCGTTCGAGGGCCTCGACGCGGTGTTCCATCTCGCCGGCGAGCCCGTCGCCGAGGGCCGCTGGACGGCCGACAAGAAGCGCAAAATCCTGGAGAGTCGCACGTTGGGTACTCGCGCCATCGTCGAGGCGATAGGTCACACCCGTCACCGCCCGCGGGTCCTCGTGTGCGCCTCGGCGGTGGGCTTCTACGGCGACCGCGGCGACGAGCCGCTCAGCGAGCAGTCGGCGCCGGGCGAGGGCTTCCTGTCGGACGTCTGCGTGGCCTGGGAGCACGAGGCGCGCGAGGCCGAGCGGCGCTTCGGAGTGCGCACGGTCACGCTCCGGATCGGGATCGTCCTGTCGCCAACCGGAGGCGCGCTCGCCAGGCTCCGCCCCATCTTTCGCGCCGGCGTCGGCGGACGCCTCGGCGACGGGCTCGGGTGGATGCCCTGGATTCACCTCGACGACGTCGTCGGCCTCCTGCTGCACGCCGCGACCACGTCGACCCTGCGCGGCCCAGTGAACGCGGTGGCTCCAGGGGTGGTGCAGAACGTGGAGTTCACGCGTTCGCTCGGCCGCGCGCTCCGTCGACCCACGCCGATGCCCGTGCCAGCCATCGCGCTGCGCCTCGCCTTCGGGGAGCTCGCCGCGGTGCTCCTCTCCTCGCAGCGGGTGGCGCCCGAGCGGGCCCTCGCCTCCGGGTTCCGCTTCGCCCACCCACGGCTCGACGAGGCCCTCGCCGACGTGCTCCACCAGGTCGCGGACCGTGTCACGGAGCCCATGCTCGCGGGGGGCGCCCCGTGA
- a CDS encoding DUF393 domain-containing protein translates to MNIVQRMDKNERVRLTDIASASFTPPPGLTREALMASIHGRRADGTVVTGVEVFREVYTAVGLGRWVALTRLAPVAWALDAAYAWFARHRLRLTGRCTDETCAIDAATPRGAS, encoded by the coding sequence ATGAACATTGTGCAAAGAATGGACAAGAATGAGCGCGTGCGCCTAACCGACATCGCCTCCGCCTCGTTCACGCCTCCGCCCGGGCTCACCCGCGAGGCGCTCATGGCGAGCATCCACGGGCGCCGCGCCGACGGCACGGTCGTCACGGGCGTGGAGGTGTTCCGTGAGGTCTACACGGCGGTCGGCCTCGGGCGCTGGGTCGCGCTCACGCGGCTCGCTCCCGTCGCGTGGGCGCTCGACGCGGCGTACGCGTGGTTCGCGCGGCATCGCCTCCGGCTCACCGGGCGGTGCACCGACGAGACATGCGCGATCGACGCCGCGACGCCGCGAGGGGCCTCCTGA
- the ribA gene encoding GTP cyclohydrolase II produces MFHPAGSDATRTPRVRVEAMSALPTRFGDFRIYVFSAEGEHREHVAMVRGDVWGATEVLTRLHSECLTGDIMSSLRCDCREQLERGLELVGAANQGIVLYLRQEGRGIGLANKIRAYKLQQEQGLDTVDANLALGFQDDLRDYGVAAALLRTLGVRSVDLLTNNPAKVLGLQRHGMAVTSRVPHAIAPGQHNEAYLATKAMRSGHLLPLPSPRSTRTP; encoded by the coding sequence ATGTTCCACCCCGCCGGCTCCGACGCCACGCGAACCCCGCGGGTTCGTGTGGAGGCGATGTCGGCTCTGCCGACCCGCTTCGGCGACTTCCGCATCTACGTCTTCTCGGCGGAGGGCGAGCACCGCGAGCACGTCGCGATGGTGCGCGGCGACGTGTGGGGGGCGACGGAGGTGCTGACCCGGCTGCACTCCGAGTGCCTGACGGGCGACATCATGAGCTCGCTCCGCTGCGACTGCCGCGAGCAGCTCGAGCGCGGGCTCGAGCTCGTGGGCGCGGCCAACCAGGGCATCGTCCTCTACCTCCGCCAGGAGGGTCGCGGCATCGGCTTGGCGAACAAAATCCGTGCGTACAAGCTCCAACAGGAGCAGGGCCTCGACACCGTGGACGCCAACCTCGCCCTCGGCTTCCAGGACGACCTCCGCGACTACGGCGTGGCGGCGGCCCTCCTGCGCACGCTCGGGGTCCGCTCGGTCGACCTGCTCACCAACAACCCCGCGAAGGTGCTCGGCCTGCAGCGCCACGGCATGGCGGTCACCTCTCGCGTGCCCCACGCCATCGCCCCCGGCCAGCACAACGAGGCCTACCTGGCGACCAAGGCGATGCGCTCGGGACACCTGCTGCCCCTGCCCTCGCCGCGGTCCACGAGGACGCCGTGA
- a CDS encoding AarF/ABC1/UbiB kinase family protein, whose translation MKKPLLSALPQGFRERTWVTARLAARLGVAAAKANLGIASAEGDEGAAVARAEELVGQMGSLKGLAMKIGQMASYLPGSMPPAAQRVLSSLQASTVALEYEVVAAEIERELGAPPHEAFESFDREAFAAASIGQVHRARHDGTDVVVKVQYPGIEEVIRGDLKTVGALATLSTVGSKADGAALAGELRARLLEECDYRIEARNQRIFAAALARVPGAQVPRVIAEKSSRRVLTSEHAPGRRFQQLVDTSTQEERDRAGARVYEGCFRPLFQHGLFNADPHPGNYLFGDDTVTFLDFGCARAFDVDFIDRWKTLARAVTDRDRAAFPEALCAAGFASMDDKRFDWDAQWEATSLLYRPMIEPDFRFTGEFVRQTYDALMFQNPNKFRMSMPPEWLFLNRLQWGIFAILADLRAGPGVYELWREVIESKTEPVALA comes from the coding sequence ATGAAGAAGCCGCTCCTCTCCGCGCTGCCACAAGGCTTCCGCGAGCGAACCTGGGTCACCGCGCGCCTCGCCGCGCGGCTCGGCGTCGCGGCGGCGAAGGCCAACCTCGGCATCGCGTCCGCCGAGGGAGACGAGGGGGCCGCGGTCGCGCGCGCGGAGGAGCTCGTCGGTCAGATGGGCTCGTTGAAGGGGCTCGCGATGAAGATCGGTCAGATGGCGAGCTACCTCCCGGGCTCCATGCCCCCGGCGGCCCAGCGCGTGCTCTCGAGCCTCCAGGCGAGCACGGTCGCGCTCGAGTACGAGGTCGTCGCCGCGGAGATCGAGCGCGAGCTCGGCGCGCCCCCGCACGAGGCCTTCGAGTCGTTCGACCGTGAGGCGTTCGCCGCCGCCTCGATCGGGCAAGTGCATCGCGCCCGACACGACGGCACCGACGTCGTGGTGAAGGTGCAATATCCAGGGATCGAAGAGGTCATTCGCGGCGATCTGAAGACCGTCGGTGCGCTCGCCACGCTCTCGACCGTCGGGTCGAAGGCCGACGGGGCCGCCCTCGCGGGCGAGCTGCGCGCGCGCCTGCTCGAGGAGTGCGACTACCGCATCGAGGCGAGAAACCAGCGCATCTTCGCCGCCGCGCTCGCGCGGGTGCCGGGCGCGCAGGTGCCGAGGGTGATCGCGGAGAAGAGCTCCCGGCGGGTCCTCACGAGCGAGCACGCGCCGGGACGCCGCTTCCAGCAGCTGGTCGACACGTCCACGCAGGAGGAGCGCGACCGCGCCGGAGCCCGCGTCTACGAAGGCTGCTTCCGCCCCCTCTTTCAACACGGCCTCTTCAACGCCGATCCGCACCCCGGCAACTACCTCTTCGGTGACGACACCGTGACCTTCCTCGACTTCGGCTGCGCGCGCGCCTTCGACGTCGACTTCATCGACCGCTGGAAGACCCTCGCGCGTGCCGTCACCGATCGCGACCGCGCCGCGTTCCCCGAGGCCCTCTGCGCTGCCGGGTTCGCGTCGATGGACGACAAACGCTTCGACTGGGACGCGCAGTGGGAGGCCACGAGCCTCCTCTACCGACCCATGATCGAGCCCGACTTCCGCTTCACCGGCGAGTTCGTCCGCCAGACCTACGACGCCTTGATGTTTCAGAACCCCAACAAGTTCCGTATGTCGATGCCCCCCGAGTGGCTCTTCCTGAACCGACTTCAGTGGGGGATTTTCGCCATCCTCGCCGACCTCCGCGCCGGCCCGGGGGTGTACGAGCTGTGGCGCGAGGTCATCGAGTCGAAGACAGAGCCCGTCGCGCTCGCGTGA
- a CDS encoding cytochrome c, whose translation MMDNQSTIADPQWGKIGAASYTDGDYTAFGAVAERIQVTSLKIKDFSKGPEFDALAMKLNEKAKALGAASIAKDAKAAGAALGEMKATCKECHSKFK comes from the coding sequence GTGATGGACAACCAGTCGACCATCGCCGATCCGCAGTGGGGCAAGATCGGCGCGGCGAGCTACACCGACGGGGACTACACGGCGTTTGGCGCCGTCGCCGAGCGCATTCAGGTGACCAGCCTCAAGATCAAGGACTTCTCGAAGGGCCCCGAGTTCGACGCCCTCGCCATGAAGCTGAACGAGAAGGCGAAGGCGCTCGGCGCCGCCTCGATCGCCAAAGACGCGAAGGCCGCCGGGGCGGCGCTCGGCGAGATGAAGGCGACGTGCAAGGAGTGCCACTCGAAGTTCAAGTGA
- a CDS encoding guanylyltransferase — MKFTDLDRRMRVFETAHDHCVLPGVHMVARIDGRSFSHLTRVAQKFDAPYDLRFRDCMVATLVHLATATGFSVLYGYTQSDELSLLFRRDEALFGRKLRKLLSVLAGEASAKFSLELGALGAFDARISQLPRDEDVVDYFRWRHEDAARNALNGHAYWLLRGQGLDDHAATLRLRGASVADRNELLFRHGVNFNDVPAWQRRGSAVRWVSVAEPGLDPRTGEATVTERRRLIVDHDLPMKDDYDALVRGIVTAQ, encoded by the coding sequence ATGAAGTTCACCGACCTCGACCGCCGCATGCGGGTCTTCGAGACCGCCCACGACCACTGCGTGCTCCCCGGCGTGCACATGGTGGCGCGCATCGACGGGCGCTCGTTCTCGCACCTCACGCGCGTCGCGCAAAAGTTCGACGCGCCGTACGACCTCCGGTTTCGTGACTGCATGGTCGCGACGCTGGTGCACCTCGCGACCGCGACCGGCTTCTCCGTGCTGTACGGGTACACGCAGAGCGACGAGCTCTCGCTGCTCTTCCGCCGCGACGAGGCGCTCTTCGGGCGCAAGCTCCGGAAGCTCCTCAGCGTGCTCGCGGGCGAGGCCAGCGCGAAGTTCTCGCTCGAGCTCGGCGCGCTCGGCGCCTTCGACGCGCGCATCTCGCAGCTGCCGCGCGACGAGGACGTGGTCGACTACTTTCGGTGGCGCCACGAGGACGCGGCCCGCAATGCGCTCAACGGGCACGCGTACTGGCTGCTGCGAGGGCAGGGGCTCGACGATCACGCGGCGACCTTGCGCCTGCGCGGCGCCTCGGTCGCCGATCGTAACGAGCTGCTCTTCCGCCACGGGGTGAACTTCAACGACGTGCCCGCGTGGCAGCGCCGAGGCAGCGCCGTTCGGTGGGTGTCGGTCGCGGAGCCCGGCCTCGATCCTCGCACGGGAGAGGCGACGGTCACCGAGCGCCGTCGCCTGATCGTCGACCACGACTTGCCCATGAAAGACGACTACGACGCGCTCGTCCGCGGCATCGTCACTGCGCAGTAG
- a CDS encoding putative toxin-antitoxin system toxin component, PIN family, whose protein sequence is MRVVVDTNVVVSALLRPGSVPARALDLLLERGALFLYDTRIVAEYRSVLARPKFRPIDPARRERLLDELLAAPPIAHVPAWPGPLLDPDDRMFVEVALASHADAVITGNLRDYPSDLGFEVLPPATLLARLESSR, encoded by the coding sequence ATGCGCGTCGTCGTGGACACCAACGTCGTGGTCTCGGCGCTGCTGCGCCCGGGCAGCGTGCCGGCCCGCGCGCTCGACCTGCTGTTGGAGCGAGGCGCGCTATTTCTGTATGATACACGGATCGTCGCGGAGTATCGTAGTGTCCTCGCGCGGCCCAAATTTCGGCCGATCGACCCCGCCCGGCGCGAGCGCCTCCTCGACGAGCTCCTCGCAGCGCCCCCGATCGCCCACGTGCCGGCGTGGCCCGGCCCGCTGCTAGACCCGGACGATCGGATGTTCGTGGAGGTCGCCCTGGCTAGCCACGCCGACGCCGTCATCACCGGCAACCTACGCGACTACCCGAGCGACCTCGGCTTCGAGGTGCTCCCGCCGGCGACGCTGCTCGCGAGGCTCGAGTCGAGCCGCTGA
- a CDS encoding DUF2330 domain-containing protein: MHRPRLVLLASLILGSTFGSTLLYARPAAACGGCFIPPENNTVVTDHRMILSVAQGQSTLYDQIRYQGAPESFAWVLPITGEAQVGLSADVVFSALDAMTQVAVVAPPRNCPPPPNCDALGKNAAAPSAAGESGGGGVTVTKSEVVGPYETVQLQTTNPQALNDWLQANGFSLPNEVKPVVAAYVRENFNFLAMKLRPGATVKSMRPVRVTTAGSSVTLPLRMVAAGTGAKVGISLWVLGQGRYEPTNFPKFTIKSEELAWDWVKNASNFKELREQKAAAAGGRGWELETSLALPVQQIDSAIRNGFFGGPGGPGGPQPPSADGDYTPVPAAGGKPAKTAAEVRDEDLGVLLGRVIPGAELRTTRLRADLVQAALNEDLVLAASADQSQLGNTRQVTREVNEPVCPVFDGCDVVGQAPRSEAANGVGSSSAAARSNCATSSGNVSSGGALFAGLGALGLVLGRLRRRRSA, translated from the coding sequence ATGCACCGACCCCGCCTCGTCCTGCTCGCCTCGCTGATCCTTGGCTCCACCTTCGGCTCGACCCTGCTCTATGCGCGCCCCGCCGCGGCGTGTGGCGGCTGCTTCATCCCGCCCGAGAACAACACCGTGGTCACCGACCACCGCATGATCCTGTCGGTCGCCCAAGGGCAGTCGACTCTCTACGACCAGATCCGCTACCAGGGCGCGCCCGAGTCGTTCGCGTGGGTCCTCCCCATCACCGGCGAGGCGCAGGTGGGCCTCTCGGCCGACGTGGTGTTCTCGGCCCTCGACGCGATGACCCAAGTCGCCGTGGTCGCGCCGCCCCGCAACTGTCCCCCGCCGCCCAACTGCGACGCGCTCGGGAAGAACGCCGCCGCCCCGTCGGCCGCAGGCGAGAGCGGCGGTGGCGGCGTCACGGTCACCAAGTCGGAGGTCGTCGGTCCGTACGAGACCGTGCAGCTCCAGACGACCAACCCGCAAGCGCTGAATGACTGGCTCCAGGCCAACGGCTTCTCCCTCCCCAACGAGGTGAAGCCCGTCGTCGCGGCCTACGTCCGGGAGAACTTCAACTTCCTCGCCATGAAGCTGCGGCCCGGCGCGACGGTGAAGTCCATGCGCCCCGTGCGCGTCACCACGGCGGGCTCCTCGGTGACCCTCCCGCTGCGCATGGTGGCGGCGGGGACCGGGGCCAAAGTGGGCATCTCCCTCTGGGTGCTCGGGCAGGGCCGCTACGAGCCCACGAACTTCCCCAAGTTCACGATCAAGTCCGAGGAACTTGCCTGGGACTGGGTCAAGAACGCCAGCAACTTCAAGGAGCTACGAGAGCAGAAGGCCGCGGCAGCGGGCGGGCGCGGGTGGGAGCTCGAGACCAGCCTCGCGCTCCCCGTGCAGCAGATCGACAGCGCCATCCGCAACGGGTTCTTTGGCGGCCCTGGCGGCCCCGGCGGTCCGCAGCCGCCGAGCGCCGACGGCGACTACACGCCCGTCCCTGCGGCCGGCGGGAAGCCGGCGAAGACCGCCGCCGAGGTGCGCGACGAGGACCTCGGCGTGCTGCTCGGGCGGGTCATTCCGGGCGCCGAGCTCCGCACGACGCGCCTGCGCGCCGACCTCGTGCAGGCCGCGCTCAACGAAGACCTCGTGCTCGCCGCGTCGGCCGATCAGAGCCAGCTCGGCAACACGCGCCAGGTGACCCGCGAGGTGAACGAGCCCGTGTGCCCCGTGTTCGACGGTTGCGACGTCGTGGGGCAGGCGCCACGCAGCGAAGCGGCCAACGGCGTGGGGTCCTCTTCCGCCGCGGCGCGGAGCAACTGCGCCACGTCGAGCGGGAACGTCTCCTCCGGGGGGGCGCTCTTCGCCGGCCTCGGCGCGCTTGGGCTCGTGCTCGGGCGCCTGCGCCGCCGTCGGTCCGCGTAG